A window of Mycobacterium bourgelatii genomic DNA:
ATTGTTCGGCCTGCTCGGCCAGCGGGCGCGGGAGCGCGACTCGGTGATCGGCGTGGTGCTGGCGTTCGGTCTGGGATTGGCGGTGTTGTTCATCCATCTCTATCCCGGCCGGACCGCGACCAGCTTCGCGCTGCTCACCGGCCAGATCGTCGGAGTGGGCTATTCCGGGCTGGCCATGCTCGGGGTGGTCTGCGCGCTCGTCATCGCGGTGCTGACGATCTGCTACCGACCGTTGCTGTTCGCCACCGTCGATCCGGAGGTGGCGGCCGCCCGGGGGGTTCCGGTGCGTGCCCTAGGGATTGTGTTTGCCGCGCTGGTCGGGGTGGTGGCGGCCCAGGCCGTCCAGGTTGTCGGGGCACTGCTGGTGATGTCGCTGCTGATCACGCCGGCGGCCGCGGCCGCGCGCCTGGTCGCCGCGCCCGCCGCGGCCATCCTCACGTCGGTGGCATTCGCTGAAGTGGCCGCCGTCGGGGGCCTGGTGCTGTCCCTGGCCCCCGGCGTTCCGGTCTCGGTGTTCGTGGCCGGTATCTCGTTTGTGAT
This region includes:
- a CDS encoding metal ABC transporter permease, producing MNERLAEMLHQLFAFDVTAHLLQHDFVQQALVAAALLGLVAGLIGPFIVMRQMSFAVHGSSELSLTGAAFALLAGFQVGVGALVGSALAAALFGLLGQRARERDSVIGVVLAFGLGLAVLFIHLYPGRTATSFALLTGQIVGVGYSGLAMLGVVCALVIAVLTICYRPLLFATVDPEVAAARGVPVRALGIVFAALVGVVAAQAVQVVGALLVMSLLITPAAAAARLVAAPAAAILTSVAFAEVAAVGGLVLSLAPGVPVSVFVAGISFVIYLFCYLLGRRR